Proteins from a genomic interval of Desulfofustis limnaeus:
- a CDS encoding SixA phosphatase family protein — protein MMKRLYLIRHAKSSWADAGRPDFDRPLNGRGKRDALLIGKRLAAAGVQPDLLISSPARRARKTARAIAEEIGYRERDLVLIDALYTFSREGLVSVLRDVDDEIKALVVVGHNDAISDAAEWLSGAALGSIPTCGVVSITFATDRWRELDSGSGVLEFFEYPKRIADADRQG, from the coding sequence ATGATGAAGCGGTTGTATCTGATTCGCCATGCAAAATCCAGCTGGGCCGATGCCGGCCGGCCCGATTTCGACCGGCCGCTCAACGGCCGGGGGAAACGCGATGCGCTGCTGATTGGCAAGCGGCTGGCGGCAGCCGGTGTGCAGCCCGACCTGCTCATCTCCAGCCCAGCCCGACGGGCCCGCAAAACGGCCCGGGCCATTGCTGAGGAGATCGGATATCGCGAGCGGGATCTGGTGCTGATCGACGCCTTGTATACTTTTTCTCGAGAAGGGCTGGTGAGCGTTCTCAGGGATGTGGACGACGAGATCAAGGCGTTGGTGGTGGTCGGTCACAACGATGCCATCAGCGATGCGGCCGAGTGGTTGTCCGGTGCCGCCCTGGGCTCGATTCCGACCTGCGGAGTGGTGTCGATCACCTTTGCCACAGACCGGTGGCGTGAACTCGATAGCGGCAGCGGCGTGCTCGAATTTTTCGAGTATCCGAAACGAATCGCCGATGCCGACCGCCAGGGTTGA
- a CDS encoding nucleoside recognition domain-containing protein has translation MLLLLRELGRDTLKTSGELIKITVPAVIVVKILEELGLIIYISMMLEPVMELMGLPGPLGLVWATGILTSLYGAVGVYAALAPGLELTGAQVTVLCSVMLIAHSLPVEMAITKRAGAGLLPVGAIRLLGALAYGVLLHHFCSFFHLWQEPARMFFQAEAGDKTLWSWAVAQVTNLGLIVVIIFFILVAMRLLKTIGLLALLERLLRPVLPLFGMSHRAAPVTVVGMIMGLGYGGALIIRETTTGSMDSREIFNSLALMSLSHGLVEDTLLMMAIGGMLGGILWGRLLFSLLVIFILVRIIDRLRSARSAAG, from the coding sequence ATGCTTCTTTTGTTGCGGGAACTGGGCAGAGATACGCTGAAGACCAGCGGGGAACTGATCAAAATCACGGTTCCGGCCGTCATCGTCGTCAAGATCCTCGAAGAACTCGGGCTGATCATCTACATCAGCATGATGCTCGAGCCGGTCATGGAACTCATGGGCTTGCCCGGTCCCCTTGGGCTGGTGTGGGCCACCGGCATCCTTACCAGCCTGTATGGCGCCGTCGGGGTCTACGCGGCGCTGGCGCCCGGTCTCGAGCTGACCGGCGCCCAGGTGACAGTCCTTTGTTCGGTGATGTTGATTGCCCACTCCCTGCCGGTGGAGATGGCCATCACCAAACGGGCCGGAGCCGGGCTGCTGCCGGTCGGCGCCATACGTCTCCTCGGGGCGCTGGCCTATGGCGTACTGCTGCACCACTTCTGCAGCTTCTTCCATCTCTGGCAGGAACCGGCTCGGATGTTCTTCCAGGCCGAGGCGGGAGACAAGACCCTGTGGTCCTGGGCAGTGGCGCAGGTGACCAACCTCGGATTGATTGTGGTCATCATCTTTTTCATCCTGGTCGCCATGCGCCTGCTCAAAACCATCGGCTTGCTCGCTTTGCTGGAACGCTTGCTTCGGCCGGTTCTGCCGCTGTTCGGCATGTCTCATCGCGCCGCGCCGGTGACGGTGGTGGGGATGATCATGGGGCTCGGCTACGGCGGGGCCTTGATTATCAGAGAAACGACCACCGGCAGCATGGATTCACGCGAAATATTCAATTCTTTGGCCCTGATGTCGCTGAGTCACGGATTGGTGGAGGACACGCTGTTGATGATGGCCATTGGTGGGATGCTGGGTGGTATCTTGTGGGGCCGGTTGTTGTTTTCACTGCTGGTCATATTCATATTAGTTCGTATTATCGACCGCTTGCGAAGTGCTCGGAGCGCTGCAGGATAA
- a CDS encoding MORN repeat-containing protein, with the protein MKKILLSGAMICLWCVLLAPRLVVAGCVSGDCVDGVGVYESEDGRRYEGQFRGGVIHGSGTLTYSDGTVYQGAVQGGEPHGQGVLQGVDGRTYEGSFRNGLMHGQGVLKTATGLHYRGEFSHGRFHGKGLLFLADGREYKGDFRTNIIDGEGRLVYADGSWYDGPFVDGKPRGVGIRSYPDGSVYRGEMVGDIRNGQGVLEVANGDRYEGQFVGDLYAGSGVLRTSDGWVYTGTFVDGRKQGEGELVGPDGWRYVGNFADDRPEGWGVLETADGSRYEGQFHQGLRHGEGRLVRKDGQVQSGRFEQDRLLTTEATMASRPAGDPEAVPPTTETGATLPPVVEKSPETAPAWLVRDGLIVHADGGQPVSGTVDLQYPDESRYRGTVQDGLLHGQGRIDYAGGDWYEGELEKGVFSGKGVYHYRDGRRYEGEFVAGKRHGRGVFRYPDGTTYEGGFKNDLYDGDGAYGFADGSRYEGRFQAGSFHGPGTLVYRDGSEYRGMFRKDLPHGEGTLRSADGSRYEGEFSDGRRNGSGYLRRADGTEVRGRFENDVFVEVR; encoded by the coding sequence ATGAAAAAAATCCTTCTGTCCGGGGCGATGATCTGTCTGTGGTGCGTGTTGCTGGCTCCGCGACTCGTGGTTGCCGGCTGCGTCAGCGGCGATTGCGTCGACGGGGTGGGTGTCTACGAAAGCGAGGATGGGCGTCGCTATGAGGGACAGTTCCGCGGCGGCGTAATTCACGGCAGCGGCACCCTGACGTACAGCGACGGAACCGTCTATCAAGGTGCGGTTCAGGGCGGGGAACCGCATGGTCAGGGGGTGCTGCAAGGAGTTGACGGGCGGACCTACGAAGGTTCCTTTCGCAACGGGCTGATGCACGGACAGGGGGTGTTGAAAACCGCCACCGGGTTGCACTACCGGGGCGAGTTCAGTCATGGCCGGTTCCACGGCAAAGGCCTGTTGTTTCTCGCTGATGGCCGGGAATACAAAGGAGATTTTCGCACTAATATCATCGATGGTGAGGGGCGGTTGGTCTATGCCGACGGCAGCTGGTACGACGGCCCTTTTGTCGATGGTAAGCCGCGCGGTGTCGGGATTCGCTCGTACCCGGACGGATCGGTGTATCGCGGCGAGATGGTCGGCGATATCAGAAACGGGCAGGGGGTTTTGGAAGTGGCCAACGGAGACCGCTACGAGGGGCAATTCGTCGGCGACCTTTACGCGGGGTCCGGGGTGCTGCGGACCAGCGATGGCTGGGTCTATACCGGTACTTTCGTTGATGGACGCAAACAGGGAGAAGGTGAGTTGGTGGGCCCGGACGGCTGGCGTTACGTCGGCAATTTTGCCGATGATCGGCCTGAGGGGTGGGGGGTCCTGGAGACGGCGGACGGCAGTCGTTACGAAGGACAGTTTCACCAGGGTCTCAGGCACGGTGAAGGACGGCTGGTCCGCAAAGACGGGCAGGTGCAGTCCGGCCGTTTTGAGCAGGATCGGCTGTTGACCACAGAAGCAACGATGGCTTCCCGGCCGGCCGGAGATCCCGAGGCGGTGCCGCCGACAACAGAAACGGGGGCGACGCTCCCGCCGGTTGTCGAAAAATCGCCCGAAACAGCACCCGCCTGGCTGGTGCGCGACGGACTCATCGTCCACGCCGACGGCGGCCAGCCGGTGAGCGGCACGGTGGACCTCCAGTACCCGGACGAAAGCAGGTATCGCGGCACCGTCCAGGACGGACTGCTGCATGGCCAGGGACGGATCGACTATGCCGGCGGCGACTGGTATGAGGGAGAGCTGGAAAAAGGAGTCTTTTCCGGAAAAGGTGTCTATCATTACCGGGACGGCCGACGCTATGAAGGTGAGTTCGTGGCCGGCAAGCGTCACGGACGCGGTGTTTTTCGCTATCCGGATGGAACCACCTATGAGGGCGGCTTCAAGAACGATCTCTATGACGGCGATGGAGCCTACGGCTTTGCCGATGGCAGCCGTTATGAAGGACGTTTTCAAGCCGGGAGTTTCCACGGCCCCGGCACCTTGGTCTACCGTGACGGATCGGAGTATCGCGGGATGTTCCGCAAGGATCTGCCGCATGGTGAAGGGACCCTTCGTTCCGCCGACGGCAGCCGGTATGAAGGAGAGTTCAGCGATGGGCGGCGCAATGGCAGCGGTTATCTGCGACGAGCGGACGGAACCGAGGTGCGGGGCCGTTTTGAGAATGACGTGTTTGTCGAAGTTCGCTAA
- a CDS encoding M20 metallopeptidase family protein, which yields MNRKTVNDSGGRFDDGFDDALGQWIVHIRRHLHRFPELSNEEHRTAAYIREKLTEIGVTSQAVGHTGVVAEIGESDGQPPGVGLRADMDALPIEERTGVSFASVHAGCMHACGHDGHVAMLLGAAALLQRAGVTGGRVRLIFQPAEERGNGAEQLIGQGILDGLGAVFCGHIDTRYPSGVITVDSGLICAHADAFSIVVHGRGGHAARPHEASDAIVAAANLVMAIQTLVSREVDPRLAEVITIGRFQAGTAHNVIADEAVLQGTIRSTDTVTRTRTIDGLQRILRGLETMYAVHCRLEFEELLPAVVNDPLAAHCARLAAHQVVGPDAVISQGLPSLGGEDFAFYQQAVPGCMVRFGAALTAGGGPAHSDTFQFDERCLAIGARWLAGVARLWLNRPEVLHH from the coding sequence TTGAATAGAAAGACAGTCAACGATAGCGGTGGCAGGTTCGACGACGGTTTTGACGACGCCCTGGGGCAGTGGATTGTTCACATCCGCCGCCATCTGCATCGCTTCCCGGAATTGAGCAATGAAGAGCACCGGACGGCTGCCTATATCAGAGAGAAATTGACGGAGATCGGCGTTACCAGCCAGGCCGTCGGTCATACCGGGGTCGTCGCCGAGATCGGTGAGTCGGACGGACAGCCGCCAGGAGTCGGCCTGCGGGCCGATATGGATGCGCTGCCCATTGAGGAGCGTACCGGGGTCTCTTTTGCCTCGGTTCACGCCGGCTGCATGCATGCCTGCGGTCATGACGGTCATGTGGCCATGCTGCTTGGTGCTGCGGCCCTGCTGCAACGGGCAGGAGTGACCGGGGGGCGGGTACGGCTCATTTTTCAGCCGGCAGAAGAACGGGGCAACGGCGCCGAACAACTGATTGGACAAGGGATCCTGGATGGACTCGGGGCCGTTTTCTGTGGGCATATTGACACGCGCTACCCGAGCGGCGTTATCACCGTCGATAGCGGCCTGATCTGCGCCCATGCCGACGCTTTCTCCATTGTCGTCCACGGGCGCGGTGGTCACGCCGCCCGGCCGCACGAAGCAAGCGACGCGATCGTTGCTGCGGCCAACCTGGTCATGGCCATTCAAACCCTGGTCTCCCGCGAGGTGGATCCGCGCCTGGCCGAAGTGATCACCATCGGCAGGTTTCAGGCGGGAACGGCGCATAACGTCATTGCCGACGAGGCGGTGTTGCAGGGTACCATACGCTCCACCGACACCGTCACCAGGACCAGGACCATCGACGGCTTGCAACGGATTCTGCGCGGGCTGGAAACGATGTATGCGGTACACTGCCGGCTGGAGTTCGAGGAATTGCTGCCGGCTGTGGTCAACGACCCGTTGGCGGCCCACTGCGCCCGTCTTGCCGCACACCAGGTGGTTGGTCCCGATGCGGTGATCTCGCAGGGCCTGCCGAGCCTGGGTGGTGAGGATTTCGCTTTTTACCAGCAGGCGGTCCCCGGGTGCATGGTTCGCTTCGGGGCGGCCCTGACGGCAGGAGGCGGGCCCGCCCACAGCGACACCTTCCAGTTCGATGAAAGGTGTCTGGCAATCGGCGCCCGCTGGCTGGCAGGGGTTGCCCGGTTGTGGTTGAACCGACCTGAGGTGTTACATCACTAA
- the feoB gene encoding ferrous iron transport protein B, translating into MKTDISHTFALAGNPNAGKTTLFNHLTGARQHVGNYPGITVERKEGYVLENGQRIKLVDLPGTYSLTAYSAEELVARDFLVNEKPGVVINIVDASNLERNLYLTAQFLELGVPLVIALNMVDVAKSRGITINTEKLSELLGVPVVPIIARTGIGTKELLATACQVAAGENSWQPLTISYGEDLDATIMQLVAEIERHSFLTERYPARFTAIKYLENDEQLIVLGRDESPTVAAALEAEVNKVSQHLQKTLSVFPEAIIADHRYGYLKSVLRNGVITQTFDSDRLYTSDKIDKVVTNRLLGPIIMLAVLMGLYKFTFSWSELPVVWVEGFFGWLSATLETLLPEGPLRSLIISGIIDGVGGVLGFVPLILFMFFGIALLEDSGYLARVAYMMDRIFRSFGLHGSSVMPFIVSGGIAGGCAVPGVMATRTLRSPKERMATLLTVPFMNCGAKVPVLALLIGAFFTEYKAMMMFLFTMLAWLVALCVAKFLRITFLRGEATPFVMELPPYRYPTLRGLLIHTWERTWQYIKKAGTVILAISILLWAMMTYPGLPSSEQARFTEQRQTLMAAAAPEVVAELADERDHRSEAAVELAEKLTLIDQQEAAAALRLSLAGRIGTALESLSQFAGFDWRTNIALLGGFAAKEVIISTLGTAYSMGEVDPEAPDSLSERLQRSENWNRVIAVSALVFIMFYAPCFVTVACIAKEASWGWAVFSMAFNTIFAFTLAVLVYQVGMLLHLS; encoded by the coding sequence ATGAAAACGGACATCAGCCACACCTTTGCCCTGGCCGGCAACCCCAACGCCGGCAAGACCACCTTGTTCAACCATCTCACCGGGGCCCGTCAGCATGTGGGCAACTATCCCGGCATCACCGTCGAACGTAAAGAGGGATACGTCCTTGAAAACGGCCAGCGAATCAAACTGGTCGATCTGCCCGGCACCTACTCCTTGACCGCTTACTCGGCGGAAGAACTGGTGGCGCGTGATTTCCTGGTGAACGAAAAGCCGGGAGTCGTCATCAATATTGTCGATGCCTCCAACCTGGAGCGTAACCTCTACCTGACCGCTCAATTCCTCGAACTGGGTGTCCCCCTGGTGATTGCCTTGAACATGGTCGATGTGGCGAAGTCGCGAGGCATCACCATCAACACCGAAAAATTGTCAGAATTGCTGGGGGTACCGGTTGTTCCGATCATCGCCCGAACGGGAATCGGGACCAAAGAACTGCTAGCAACCGCCTGTCAGGTGGCGGCCGGAGAGAACTCCTGGCAACCGTTGACCATTTCCTACGGCGAAGACCTGGACGCCACCATCATGCAGCTGGTGGCTGAGATCGAACGCCACTCCTTCCTCACCGAACGCTACCCCGCCCGTTTCACCGCGATCAAATACCTGGAGAACGACGAACAGCTCATCGTTCTGGGACGCGACGAATCACCAACCGTTGCCGCCGCCCTTGAAGCGGAAGTCAACAAGGTATCCCAGCACCTGCAGAAAACGCTCAGCGTCTTCCCCGAGGCCATCATCGCCGACCACCGCTACGGGTACCTGAAGTCGGTGTTACGCAACGGCGTCATCACCCAGACCTTCGATAGCGATCGACTCTACACTTCGGACAAGATCGACAAGGTGGTCACCAATCGTCTACTCGGTCCGATTATCATGCTGGCTGTCCTGATGGGACTGTATAAATTCACCTTCTCCTGGAGCGAGCTGCCGGTGGTCTGGGTGGAAGGCTTCTTCGGCTGGTTGTCGGCCACACTCGAAACGCTTCTCCCCGAAGGCCCGCTGCGTTCGCTGATCATCTCAGGCATCATCGACGGGGTCGGCGGCGTGCTCGGCTTCGTACCGCTGATCCTGTTCATGTTCTTCGGCATCGCCCTGCTGGAGGACTCCGGTTACCTGGCCCGGGTCGCCTACATGATGGATCGGATCTTTCGCTCCTTCGGGCTGCACGGTTCCTCGGTCATGCCCTTCATCGTTTCCGGCGGCATCGCCGGCGGCTGCGCCGTGCCGGGCGTCATGGCCACCCGAACCCTGCGTTCGCCGAAAGAGCGCATGGCCACGCTGCTCACCGTACCCTTCATGAACTGCGGAGCGAAAGTACCGGTGCTGGCCTTGCTGATCGGGGCATTCTTCACCGAATACAAGGCGATGATGATGTTTCTCTTCACCATGCTCGCCTGGTTGGTCGCCCTCTGTGTCGCCAAATTCCTGCGCATCACCTTCCTGCGCGGCGAGGCGACGCCGTTTGTCATGGAATTGCCACCGTACCGCTATCCCACCCTGCGCGGACTGCTCATCCATACCTGGGAGCGAACCTGGCAGTATATCAAAAAGGCGGGCACGGTCATCCTGGCCATCTCCATCCTGCTCTGGGCGATGATGACTTACCCGGGACTGCCATCTTCAGAGCAGGCCCGTTTCACCGAACAGCGCCAGACCCTGATGGCCGCCGCTGCACCCGAGGTCGTCGCCGAGTTGGCCGACGAACGGGACCATCGGTCCGAGGCAGCCGTTGAACTGGCAGAGAAACTGACGCTCATCGATCAACAGGAAGCGGCCGCCGCCCTGCGCCTGTCCCTGGCCGGCCGAATCGGTACGGCCCTGGAGTCGCTGTCCCAATTCGCCGGATTCGACTGGCGCACAAATATTGCCCTGCTCGGCGGATTCGCCGCGAAAGAGGTGATCATCTCGACGCTGGGGACCGCCTATTCCATGGGAGAGGTGGACCCCGAGGCACCTGATTCCTTGAGTGAACGGTTGCAACGGTCGGAAAACTGGAATCGGGTGATAGCCGTTTCGGCACTGGTCTTCATCATGTTCTACGCACCCTGCTTTGTCACGGTTGCCTGTATCGCCAAAGAGGCTTCCTGGGGGTGGGCCGTGTTCTCCATGGCCTTCAACACCATCTTCGCTTTCACCCTGGCGGTGCTGGTCTACCAGGTCGGTATGCTGCTGCATCTGAGCTGA
- the ltrA gene encoding group II intron reverse transcriptase/maturase yields MKADDLRQADTVKGLSGRNSERTLTGAEMSPSAGKQTKAELRQQGELMEAACERSNMLLAYQRVMENKGSAGVDGIGIAEFKDHLKRHWPTIRAKLLAGAYTPSPVRRVDIPKPQGGVRTLGIPTLTDRLIQQALHQVLSPLFEPDFSESNYGFRPGRNAHQAVKAARQYVAEGRRFVVDMDLEKFFDRVNHDLLMGRVMKKVNDRRVACLIRRYLECGILTNGVVLPRTEGTPQGGPLSPLLSNILLTDLDRELERRGHAFCRYADDCNIYVKSRRSGERVMGSITRFLGEVLQLTVNEGKSAVARPWERKFLGYSMTWHKQPKLRIAPASRQRLADRIREVLKGACGRNLKKTISELSPILRGWMAYFRLTEVKGVLEELDGWIRRKLRCILWRQWKRRFTRARNLMKAGLTKERAWRSVSNQRGPWWNSGASHMNHAFRKAYFDRLGLVSLLDTMRRLQCIQ; encoded by the coding sequence ATGAAGGCAGATGATCTGCGGCAAGCAGATACCGTCAAAGGGTTATCGGGGCGGAACTCCGAGAGGACTTTGACTGGTGCCGAGATGTCCCCGTCGGCCGGCAAGCAGACGAAAGCGGAGTTGAGGCAGCAGGGTGAGCTCATGGAAGCTGCGTGTGAACGCAGCAATATGCTGCTCGCCTATCAGCGGGTGATGGAGAACAAAGGCAGTGCTGGTGTAGACGGAATAGGCATAGCCGAGTTCAAGGATCACCTTAAACGACACTGGCCGACGATCAGGGCCAAACTGCTGGCTGGGGCCTACACGCCCTCGCCAGTGCGCCGAGTGGACATTCCGAAGCCGCAGGGCGGAGTGAGGACACTTGGTATTCCAACGCTGACGGATCGTTTGATCCAGCAAGCGTTGCATCAGGTATTGTCACCATTATTCGAGCCGGACTTTTCTGAGTCGAACTATGGTTTTCGGCCAGGGCGGAATGCCCATCAGGCTGTAAAGGCGGCCAGACAGTATGTAGCTGAAGGTCGCAGATTTGTGGTGGATATGGATCTGGAGAAGTTCTTTGACCGGGTCAACCACGATCTTCTGATGGGGCGAGTTATGAAGAAGGTGAATGACAGGCGCGTGGCGTGTCTGATTCGCCGGTATCTTGAGTGCGGGATACTGACAAACGGTGTGGTGTTGCCTCGAACTGAGGGGACGCCGCAGGGCGGCCCTTTGAGTCCGCTGCTCTCCAACATCCTGCTCACGGATCTCGACCGGGAACTTGAACGAAGAGGACATGCCTTCTGCCGTTATGCTGATGACTGTAATATCTATGTCAAAAGCCGACGGTCAGGTGAACGGGTAATGGGGTCGATAACCCGTTTTCTGGGTGAAGTGCTGCAACTGACGGTCAATGAAGGCAAAAGCGCGGTGGCGCGTCCGTGGGAGCGGAAGTTTCTTGGCTACAGCATGACGTGGCACAAGCAACCCAAACTGCGGATCGCCCCTGCGAGTCGCCAACGACTGGCAGACAGAATCCGGGAAGTGCTGAAAGGCGCTTGCGGTCGTAACCTGAAGAAGACAATCAGTGAACTTTCGCCAATCCTTCGCGGCTGGATGGCCTATTTCAGGCTCACCGAAGTAAAAGGAGTGTTGGAAGAGCTTGACGGTTGGATCAGGCGTAAACTGCGCTGCATTCTTTGGCGCCAATGGAAACGTCGCTTCACGCGCGCACGCAATCTGATGAAGGCAGGGCTGACGAAGGAGCGCGCCTGGCGCTCAGTGAGCAACCAGCGTGGTCCATGGTGGAACAGTGGTGCAAGCCACATGAACCACGCGTTTCGGAAAGCCTATTTTGATCGATTAGGGTTAGTGTCTTTGCTTGATACAATGCGAAGACTCCAGTGTATTCAATGA
- a CDS encoding ParA family protein has translation MKIIAVYSSKGGVGKTATAVNLAHVAVREGGRVLLCDLDPQGAASFYYRIKPKKSFNRSLLLRGRFEDHIRATDYAGLDLLPAHFSFRNLDIALRDEKRSKKRKILADLLDPLAAEYDYAVLDCPPNLTVLSEHIVTAADRVVTPVIPTTLSLLALDQLLKLLKKIECQRGKVLAFFSMVERRKSMHVQLMKTYGGYPMFLKTFVPFMAEIEKMGITRQPVGAGGQQSVAFKAYHLLWQEIKQRGAA, from the coding sequence ATGAAGATCATTGCGGTATACAGCAGCAAAGGCGGGGTCGGCAAGACGGCGACGGCGGTCAATCTCGCCCATGTGGCGGTCCGGGAAGGAGGACGGGTGCTTCTCTGTGACCTCGATCCCCAGGGGGCTGCATCATTTTATTACCGGATCAAACCAAAAAAATCATTTAACCGTTCCCTCCTGCTGCGCGGCCGGTTCGAGGACCATATCCGGGCCACCGATTATGCCGGTCTCGACCTGTTGCCGGCCCATTTTTCCTTTCGCAACCTCGACATCGCCTTGCGTGATGAGAAACGATCGAAGAAAAGAAAGATCCTCGCCGATCTGCTCGATCCGTTGGCGGCTGAGTACGATTATGCGGTGCTCGATTGTCCGCCCAACCTCACCGTGTTGTCCGAGCATATCGTTACCGCTGCCGATCGCGTCGTGACGCCGGTCATCCCCACCACCTTGTCCCTGCTCGCCTTGGATCAGCTGTTGAAACTGCTCAAGAAAATAGAGTGCCAGCGGGGTAAGGTGCTGGCTTTTTTCTCCATGGTCGAGCGCCGCAAGTCGATGCATGTGCAGTTGATGAAGACCTATGGGGGATATCCGATGTTCCTCAAGACCTTCGTGCCGTTCATGGCCGAGATCGAGAAGATGGGGATCACTCGCCAGCCGGTCGGGGCAGGCGGGCAGCAGTCCGTGGCGTTCAAGGCGTACCACCTGCTGTGGCAGGAAATCAAGCAGCGCGGAGCGGCATGA
- a CDS encoding DUF4177 domain-containing protein, with protein sequence MGTMRWSYKTVHFAMKKEGLLGGAFLDETEIEQELNEFGRRGWELVSILETQDGVIAFFKQPLGGVSVVPRQAVQEDCEEIPEPREKTVVAVEDVEVGEEAEPPTATRQQESGASTIGAIRIE encoded by the coding sequence ATGGGGACGATGAGATGGAGCTATAAGACGGTTCATTTTGCCATGAAAAAAGAGGGGTTGCTCGGCGGAGCCTTCCTCGACGAAACGGAGATCGAGCAGGAATTAAACGAGTTCGGCAGACGTGGGTGGGAGCTGGTGTCCATCCTCGAGACGCAGGATGGCGTTATTGCTTTTTTCAAACAACCTCTAGGCGGGGTATCGGTGGTGCCGCGGCAGGCGGTGCAAGAAGATTGCGAAGAAATCCCGGAACCCCGCGAAAAAACGGTGGTTGCCGTTGAGGATGTGGAGGTCGGGGAAGAGGCAGAACCGCCGACGGCAACTCGGCAGCAGGAATCCGGGGCCAGCACTATCGGGGCGATCAGAATTGAATAG
- a CDS encoding carboxylate-amine ligase — MTGDFFSFHQGSRFTIGVEIEFQIIDANDCSLVPLGPHLLNLAPLLLRPRLALELIKSMLEIQTGICHDVRDVENDLLQTCSLAEELAADNGCLLYAASLHPFARAASQELTDDTRFARIMDELQVIGRRFISQGLHVHIGLPDGDTAIRVCNEIQAFLPVFLALSTSSPFFQAKDTGFMSYRTKLFEVLPMAGIYDFLPDWRSFVAELDNLRRHGIIETIHDLWWDARPNGTLGTVEIRICDLPTRFSDILAIVALIQATVAWLADSCPEARPLRGTLLRANKWQAARYGLEGRFVDPTGKLGSHAMNLRLAAMLLKRKVSELADQLHSATYLEHLDSIISGGTGADLQRRVYHKSGQFKEVIRTVQNGFWK; from the coding sequence ATGACCGGAGATTTCTTCTCCTTTCACCAGGGATCCCGTTTCACCATCGGGGTGGAAATCGAATTTCAGATCATCGATGCCAACGATTGCTCCCTGGTGCCGCTTGGCCCGCACCTGCTCAATCTGGCGCCGCTGTTACTGCGGCCTCGTCTGGCTCTGGAACTGATCAAGTCGATGCTGGAGATTCAAACCGGCATCTGTCACGACGTCCGCGATGTGGAGAACGACCTGCTGCAGACCTGTTCGCTGGCCGAAGAACTGGCCGCGGATAACGGCTGTCTGCTCTACGCCGCCAGCCTCCACCCCTTCGCCCGGGCGGCCAGCCAGGAGTTGACCGATGACACCAGGTTCGCCCGGATCATGGACGAGTTGCAGGTGATCGGTCGCCGTTTCATCTCGCAGGGGCTTCATGTGCATATCGGTCTGCCCGACGGTGATACCGCCATCCGCGTATGCAACGAAATTCAGGCATTTCTGCCGGTCTTTCTCGCCCTTTCCACCTCCTCTCCTTTTTTTCAGGCGAAGGATACCGGTTTCATGTCGTACCGGACCAAACTGTTCGAGGTGCTGCCGATGGCCGGCATCTACGACTTTCTGCCCGACTGGCGGTCGTTCGTGGCGGAATTGGATAATCTCAGGCGACATGGCATCATCGAGACCATCCATGATCTGTGGTGGGATGCTCGACCCAACGGCACGCTCGGGACCGTGGAGATCCGGATCTGCGATCTGCCTACCCGTTTTAGCGATATTCTGGCCATCGTCGCCTTGATCCAGGCCACCGTCGCCTGGTTGGCGGACTCCTGTCCCGAGGCCCGACCGTTGCGCGGCACCTTGTTGCGGGCCAATAAATGGCAGGCGGCCAGATATGGGCTGGAAGGACGATTTGTCGATCCCACCGGCAAACTCGGCAGCCATGCCATGAATCTGCGCCTTGCGGCCATGCTGCTAAAACGCAAAGTGAGCGAGCTGGCAGACCAGTTGCACTCCGCGACCTATCTTGAGCACCTGGATTCGATCATATCCGGTGGCACCGGGGCGGACCTGCAGCGTCGGGTGTATCACAAGAGCGGCCAGTTCAAGGAGGTCATCCGAACCGTCCAGAACGGTTTCTGGAAATAG